In one Aquabacterium sp. OR-4 genomic region, the following are encoded:
- the boxA gene encoding benzoyl-CoA 2,3-epoxidase subunit BoxA, translating into MVRQHLIDPEICIRCNTCETMCPVGAITHDSRNYVVDASLCNWCNACISPCPTGSIDNYRRVPQTRAYTLDEQLGWDTLPAELSSEQLAEAGADESDAVVAEAPARQAADTAGQPAFQAGRYGATLPPWSAAHPYTNLYGPNLRHPAAQPFVTATVVGNLRVTEVGTEYDTHHIVLDFGAMPFPVLEGQSIGIVPPGSDASGRPHHARQYSVASPRNGERPGHNNLSLTVKRVLEDHQGRPVRGVASNYVCDLQLGDTVQVIGPFGSSFLMPNHPRSHIVMICTGTGSAPMRAMTEWRRRQRSSGQFEGGRLMLFFGARSKEELPYFGPLQSLPKDFIDIHLAFSRTPGQPRKYVQDALRERAADLAVLLADANAHFYVCGLKAMEEGVVLALRDIASGAGLDWDTVGATLQREGRLQLETY; encoded by the coding sequence ATCGTTCGGCAGCACCTGATCGACCCCGAGATCTGCATCCGCTGCAACACCTGCGAGACCATGTGCCCGGTCGGCGCGATCACGCACGACAGCCGCAACTACGTGGTCGATGCCAGCCTCTGCAACTGGTGCAACGCCTGCATCTCGCCCTGCCCCACCGGCTCGATCGACAACTACCGGCGTGTGCCCCAGACGCGTGCCTACACGCTCGACGAACAGCTGGGCTGGGACACCCTGCCGGCCGAGCTGAGCAGCGAGCAGCTGGCCGAAGCCGGTGCCGATGAGTCCGATGCGGTGGTGGCTGAAGCACCGGCACGGCAGGCCGCCGACACCGCCGGCCAGCCCGCCTTCCAGGCCGGCCGCTACGGCGCCACCCTGCCGCCCTGGAGCGCCGCGCACCCGTACACCAACCTCTACGGCCCGAACCTGCGCCACCCCGCGGCGCAGCCCTTCGTCACCGCCACCGTGGTGGGCAACCTGCGCGTCACCGAGGTCGGCACCGAGTACGACACGCACCACATCGTGCTCGATTTCGGCGCCATGCCCTTTCCGGTGCTGGAGGGTCAGAGCATCGGCATCGTGCCGCCGGGCAGCGACGCCAGCGGCCGGCCGCACCATGCGCGCCAGTACAGCGTGGCCAGCCCGCGCAATGGCGAGCGGCCGGGGCACAACAACCTGTCGCTCACCGTCAAGCGCGTGCTCGAGGATCACCAGGGCCGCCCGGTGCGCGGCGTGGCCAGCAACTACGTGTGCGACCTGCAGCTGGGCGACACGGTGCAGGTGATCGGGCCCTTCGGCAGCAGCTTCCTGATGCCCAACCACCCCAGAAGCCACATCGTGATGATCTGCACCGGCACCGGCAGCGCGCCGATGCGGGCGATGACCGAGTGGCGGCGGCGGCAGCGCAGCAGCGGCCAGTTCGAAGGCGGCCGGCTGATGCTGTTCTTCGGTGCGCGCAGCAAGGAGGAGCTGCCCTACTTCGGCCCGCTGCAAAGCCTGCCCAAAGATTTCATCGACATCCACCTGGCCTTCAGCCGCACGCCCGGGCAGCCGCGCAAGTACGTGCAGGACGCGCTGCGCGAGCGCGCCGCCGACCTGGCCGTGCTGCTGGCCGACGCCAACGCGCACTTCTACGTCTGCGGCCTGAAGGCCATGGAAGAAGGCGTGGTGCTGGCGCTGCGCGACATCGCCAGCGGCGCCGGGCTCGACTGGGACACGGTGGGCGCCACGCTGCAGCGCGAAGGCCGGCTGCAGCTCGAAACCTACTGA
- a CDS encoding DUF805 domain-containing protein: protein MDWFVHSLQRYAVFHGRAARREYGFFLLFYLLISAFLTAIDGITGQLDASTGMGLFSSLFSLAVLLPALGVAVRRLHDTGRSGWWLLLGLVPVLGTAVLLLFALQRGQAGPNAHGPAPPSLR from the coding sequence ATGGACTGGTTCGTGCACTCGCTGCAGCGCTACGCGGTGTTCCACGGTCGCGCGGCGCGCCGCGAGTACGGCTTCTTCCTGCTGTTCTACCTGCTGATCTCGGCCTTTCTGACGGCCATCGACGGCATCACCGGGCAGCTCGATGCCAGCACCGGCATGGGCCTTTTCTCGAGCCTGTTCTCGCTGGCCGTGCTGCTGCCCGCCCTGGGCGTGGCAGTGCGCCGCCTGCACGACACCGGGCGCAGCGGCTGGTGGCTGCTGCTGGGGCTGGTGCCGGTGCTGGGCACCGCGGTGCTGCTGCTGTTTGCGCTGCAGCGCGGCCAGGCCGGGCCCAACGCCCACGGGCCGGCGCCGCCGAGCCTGCGCTGA
- the boxB gene encoding benzoyl-CoA 2,3-epoxidase subunit BoxB, translated as MSSINYSEKIPNNVNLAEDRTLQRALEQWQPNYLNWWGDMGPDGSQNFDVYLRTAISVDPQGWAQFGHVKMPDYRWGIFLNPAEQNRKIHFGDHLGEDAWQEVPGEHRANLRRIIVTQGDTEPASVEQQRHLGLTAPSQYDLRNLFQVNVEEGRHLWAMVYLLHKYFGRDGREEGEALLERRSGDQDNPRILGAFNEKTPDWLSFFMFTYFTDRDGKFQLCALAESAFDPLARTTKFMLTEEAHHMFVGESGVSRVIQRTCQAMNELKTDDPAKLRAAGVIDLPTLQRYLNFHFSVTIDLFGADQSSNAATFYSSGLKGRYEEGKRMDDHILKGSSYRVLEVQGGQLVEKEVPMLNALNEVLRDDYIKDSIGGVERWNKVIEKAGIPFKLKVPHKAFHRQIGTLSGVKVAPEGRVISEAEWQAKVNDWLPSDADRAFVASLMGRVVEPGRFANWIAPPALGINRQPVNFEYVRFA; from the coding sequence GTGAGCAGCATCAACTACAGCGAGAAGATCCCCAACAACGTCAACCTGGCCGAGGACCGCACGCTGCAGCGCGCGCTCGAGCAGTGGCAGCCCAACTACCTGAACTGGTGGGGCGACATGGGGCCCGATGGCAGCCAGAACTTCGATGTCTACCTGCGCACCGCGATCAGCGTCGATCCGCAGGGCTGGGCGCAGTTCGGCCACGTGAAGATGCCCGACTACCGCTGGGGCATCTTCCTGAACCCGGCCGAGCAGAACCGCAAGATCCACTTCGGCGACCACCTCGGTGAAGACGCCTGGCAGGAGGTGCCGGGCGAGCACCGCGCCAACCTGCGCCGCATCATCGTGACGCAAGGCGACACCGAGCCGGCCAGCGTGGAGCAGCAGCGCCACCTGGGCCTCACCGCGCCCAGCCAGTACGACCTGCGCAACCTGTTCCAGGTGAACGTGGAAGAGGGCCGCCACCTGTGGGCCATGGTCTACCTGCTGCACAAGTACTTCGGCCGCGATGGCCGCGAAGAGGGCGAGGCCCTGCTCGAGCGCCGCTCGGGTGACCAGGACAACCCGCGCATCCTGGGCGCCTTCAACGAGAAGACGCCCGACTGGCTGAGCTTCTTCATGTTCACCTACTTCACCGACCGCGACGGCAAGTTCCAGCTCTGTGCGCTGGCCGAAAGCGCCTTCGACCCGCTGGCCCGCACCACCAAGTTCATGCTCACCGAAGAGGCGCACCACATGTTCGTGGGCGAGTCGGGCGTGAGCCGGGTGATCCAGCGCACCTGCCAGGCCATGAACGAGCTGAAGACCGACGATCCGGCCAAGCTGCGCGCCGCCGGCGTGATCGACCTGCCCACGCTGCAGCGCTACCTGAACTTCCACTTCAGCGTCACCATCGACCTGTTCGGCGCCGATCAATCGAGCAATGCCGCCACCTTCTACTCGTCGGGCCTGAAGGGTCGCTACGAGGAGGGCAAGCGCATGGATGACCACATCCTGAAGGGCAGCAGCTACCGCGTGCTCGAGGTGCAGGGCGGGCAACTGGTCGAGAAGGAAGTGCCGATGCTCAATGCCTTGAACGAGGTGCTGCGCGACGACTACATCAAGGATTCGATCGGCGGCGTCGAGCGCTGGAACAAGGTCATCGAGAAGGCCGGCATCCCCTTCAAGCTGAAGGTGCCGCACAAGGCCTTCCACCGCCAGATCGGCACGCTGTCGGGCGTGAAGGTGGCGCCCGAGGGCCGCGTGATCAGCGAGGCCGAATGGCAGGCCAAGGTCAACGACTGGCTGCCCAGCGATGCCGACCGCGCCTTCGTGGCCAGCCTGATGGGCCGCGTGGTCGAGCCCGGCCGCTTTGCCAACTGGATCGCGCCGCCGGCGCTCGGCATCAACCGCCAGCCGGTGAATTTTGAGTACGTGCGATTCGCGTGA
- a CDS encoding patatin-like phospholipase family protein, producing MVETPLTGLVLSGGGARAAYQVGVLRAIARLRRERLGHRARLSNPFGVITGTSAGAINAAALACHADRFEGAVEVLGRVWENFSADQVYRADALGVLRTGARWLTMLSAGWLIARFRKLRPRSLLDNAPLGELLQQAVPLHRLPMLLQQRQLHALAVTASSYSTGEHVTFYSAAQPIEPWLRSQRIALPTEQIGIEHLLASSAIPFIFPAARVAGPGGHAGWYGDGSMRQSAPLSPAIHLGAERLLIIGAGRMHEPPAQAPRHPDADYPSLAQIAGHAMSSIFLDALTVDIERMQRINRTLALLPDSVRQDTPLRPLESLVISPSQRIDDIATRHLDNLPTPVRALLRGVGVGGVGPDARGAALASYLLFEAPFTKELMALGEADTLARADEVYQFFAWPVQRPSRPPEPATPAAAWAQVTAPLPVISAPPDIELP from the coding sequence ATGGTCGAAACCCCGCTCACCGGCCTGGTGCTCAGTGGTGGTGGCGCGCGTGCCGCCTACCAGGTGGGCGTGCTGCGCGCCATTGCACGGCTGCGGCGCGAACGCCTGGGCCACCGCGCCCGGCTGTCCAACCCCTTCGGCGTGATCACCGGCACCTCGGCCGGCGCCATCAATGCCGCCGCGCTGGCCTGCCATGCCGACCGCTTTGAAGGCGCGGTGGAGGTACTGGGCCGGGTGTGGGAGAACTTCAGCGCCGACCAGGTCTACCGTGCCGACGCCCTGGGCGTGCTGCGCACCGGCGCGCGCTGGCTCACCATGCTGTCGGCCGGCTGGCTGATCGCCCGCTTTCGCAAGCTGCGCCCGCGCTCGCTGCTCGACAACGCGCCGCTGGGCGAGCTGCTGCAGCAGGCCGTGCCGCTGCACCGCCTGCCGATGCTGCTGCAGCAGCGCCAGCTGCACGCGCTGGCGGTCACCGCGTCCAGCTACTCCACCGGCGAGCACGTCACCTTCTACAGCGCCGCGCAGCCCATCGAGCCCTGGCTGCGCTCGCAGCGCATCGCCCTGCCCACCGAGCAGATCGGCATCGAGCACCTGCTGGCCTCGTCGGCCATCCCGTTCATCTTTCCGGCCGCACGCGTGGCCGGGCCGGGCGGCCATGCCGGCTGGTATGGCGACGGCAGCATGCGCCAGAGCGCACCGCTGTCGCCGGCCATCCACCTGGGCGCCGAACGGCTGCTGATCATCGGCGCCGGCCGCATGCACGAGCCGCCGGCCCAGGCGCCGCGCCATCCCGATGCCGACTACCCCAGCCTGGCGCAGATCGCCGGCCATGCCATGTCGAGCATCTTTCTGGATGCGCTCACGGTCGACATCGAGCGCATGCAGCGCATCAACCGCACGCTGGCCCTGCTGCCCGACAGCGTGCGCCAGGACACGCCACTGCGGCCGCTGGAGTCGCTGGTGATCTCGCCCAGCCAGCGCATCGACGACATCGCCACCCGCCACCTCGACAACCTGCCCACCCCCGTGCGTGCGCTGCTGCGCGGCGTGGGCGTGGGCGGCGTGGGGCCCGATGCGCGCGGTGCCGCGCTGGCCAGCTACCTGCTGTTCGAGGCGCCGTTCACGAAGGAGCTGATGGCGCTGGGCGAGGCCGACACCCTGGCCCGCGCCGACGAGGTCTACCAGTTCTTCGCCTGGCCGGTGCAGCGCCCCAGCCGCCCGCCCGAGCCGGCGACGCCCGCCGCGGCCTGGGCCCAGGTGACCGCGCCGCTGCCGGTGATCAGCGCGCCACCCGACATCGAACTGCCCTGA